The nucleotide window AGCGTGCGTTGCAAATCGGTGCGATGGAAGAGGTGATGGGATTCCGGGATAAACAGCGCTGCCGGCTGGCTGACGTCAAACGGAATTGCACCGGCCACAATCGGGTGGGCGATACCCTGTTTGCTGGCATCAGCAAAGTGGCGGCGCAGCTGTTGCTGAAACGCGCCCTGCGGCTGCGCGGCATCCTGCACCGGCGTATCGATGGTGGTATAGCATCCCTGCGTGGCCAGGCTGCGCCACGGCGAGGTAAACAAAAAGCCGCGGCATAGCGCAGAAAAATCCTGCAAGCAGGCATTTTCAAAGGTCGGGGTTTCCACCATAATCCTCTCTCTACAAATGATAAGTATAGTAAGAATGATTATCATTTTTATTATTGTCCTGTAACCTACGTCGATTAGCGGAAAGAGTCAATTCATTCGCGGGATTTTGGTTGCGTAACGGCGTCTGCCGGACGCCAGGATCTGACCGGTTAACCGTGAGCAGAGGAGAGAAGACGATGAAAAAAGGCGGATTGTGGGGCAGGGTGCTGCTGTTATGCCTGCTGATCAGCGGCACGGCGCAGGCCAGCAGCGCGTGGCCGCGCACGGTTGCCGGGGCGGGCGGTGACGTGACGCTCAGCCAGCCGCCGCAGCGGATCGTCTCTACCAGCGTCACGCTGACCGGCTCTCTGCTGGCGATTGACGCACCGGTTATTGCCTCTGGTGCCACCGCACCGAACAGCCGGCTGGCTGATGCGCAGGGATTCTTTCGCCAGTGGGGCGATATTGCCCGGCAGCGTCACGTGAAGCGTCTGTACATTGGCGAGCCAGGTGCGGAAGCGATCGCGGCAGAGGCGCCGGACCTGATTCTGGTCAGCGCCACCGGCAACGATTCGGCGCTGAAGCTGGCCAGCCAGCTGTCGGCGATTGCACCGACGCTGGTGGTGAACTACGACGATAAAAGCTGGCAGGAGGTGGTGACGCTGCTGGGACGCGTCACCGGTCACGAAGCGCAGGCTGCCCGGCGCATCAGTGAGTTTAACGCGCGTGAAGCGGCACTGAAGCAGGCGATAACGCTGCCGCCGCAGCCGGTCTCGGCGCTGGTCTGGAATGGCGAGGGCCGCGCGGTTAATGTCTGGACCGGTGAATCCGCGCAGGGCCGGCTGCTGGAACAGCTGGGATTTACCCTCGCGCTGCCGCCCGCTGATGCGCAGCAGGGACACAGCATGGGCCAGCGCAAAGACATTATTCAGCTGTCAGGCGAAAACCTCGCCAGCGATCTGACCGGCCACACTTTCCTGCTGTTCGCAGGCGATGACAACACCGCCCGTTCGGTGCTGAACAACCCGTTTTTTGCGCAGCATGCAGCGGTTACCGGCAGGCAGGTGTGGGCGCTGGGCACCGATACTTTCCGCCTGGATTACTACAGCGCCAGCAATCTCCTGACGCGGCTGGAAAAACTGTTCGTTAAACCGTTATGAGGACGGCAGGGCTGTCCGATAACGACGCAGCTGCCGCATCGTCAGCCACAGCAGGCCGCCTGTCAGCGCGGCGGTAAAGCCCGCGATGGCGGCCGCCTGTGGCGGCGCCAGCCAGCTGCCCAGCG belongs to Candidatus Pantoea soli and includes:
- the fepB gene encoding Fe2+-enterobactin ABC transporter substrate-binding protein; protein product: MKKGGLWGRVLLLCLLISGTAQASSAWPRTVAGAGGDVTLSQPPQRIVSTSVTLTGSLLAIDAPVIASGATAPNSRLADAQGFFRQWGDIARQRHVKRLYIGEPGAEAIAAEAPDLILVSATGNDSALKLASQLSAIAPTLVVNYDDKSWQEVVTLLGRVTGHEAQAARRISEFNAREAALKQAITLPPQPVSALVWNGEGRAVNVWTGESAQGRLLEQLGFTLALPPADAQQGHSMGQRKDIIQLSGENLASDLTGHTFLLFAGDDNTARSVLNNPFFAQHAAVTGRQVWALGTDTFRLDYYSASNLLTRLEKLFVKPL